Genomic DNA from Sphingomonas hankookensis:
TCCACTACGTCTATGCGTGGCGCGGCGGCCCACTGATCCTGCGCAAGGAAGGCGGGACAAAGCCTGCCATCACTGCCGCGCTAACCGATGCCGCAGCCGCCGCGCGCCCGACCTCGGCAGCGCCGGCCGACACGATCGACGGCCTGATTATTCGCTACACCGAATCGGCCGCCTGGAAGAAGCTGGCCGCTTCGACCCGCGTCAATTACGGCACGTGGCACGCGCGGATCAGCATCAAATTCGGCAAGGCTCCGCTGAAGGTCTTTGCCGATCGTCGCATCCGCGCCGACGTGCTGGACTGGCGCGACCGCTGGGCGGAACAGCCACGCAGCGCCGATGCAGCCATCACGGCCTTCTCTGCGCTGCTCAGCTGGGCGGTCGACCGCGGCTTGCTGCCGTTCAACGTCCTGTTCGACACCGAGCGCCTGTACGATCAGGACCGCTCCGACATCATCTGGGAAGCCGATCACTTCGTCGCTTTCGCGAAGGAAGCATCGGTAGAAGTGCAGGAGGCCGTCGACCTCGCCGCAGCGACCGGCCTGCGCCGTGGCGACCTGGTGCGCTTGCCATGGTCCGCGATCGGTGAACACGCCATTGTCTGGCACACTGGAAAGAGCCGGGGCCGAACGCTGGTCACGGTGCCGATCCTCCCCGAGACGAAGGCCATTTTCGCGCGGATCAAGGCGCGGCACGCCGCCGAAATGGCCGCGAAGCGGAAGGACAAGCGCAAGCCGTTACCCGACACCGTGCTGTCAAACAGCTACTGGCGGCCATGGACGCCCATGGGGCTGGGGTCGCGTTTCCGCGACGCGCGGGACGCTGCCGGCCTTACCGTCCATCTGCACGACCTGCGCGGCACGTTCGCCACGCGGTGCATGATCGCTGGCCTGACCGATCAGGAGATCGCCGATATCCTTGGTTGGACGACGAAAGACGTGTCCAAAATCCGCTCGAAATACGTCAGCCAACACCGGGTAGTGATTGAGATTGGCCGAAGGATTGCTGCAACAAAATAGCTTTAACGAGCAATCGTACTCACGCAGTTATAGAACGCAGGCGTTGCACCTCGTTCACATCAATCGCCACGATCGTTACGCAATTATTTGCGAGGTTGCGAGAAGCGTCTTTTATCTGACCTTTTGTTGATCCATTTGCGAACCGCAATTCGCCGTGATGTTCATTTCCCTCAACCGGCACGTGCGTAGCAGAAAGCCCCTCTTGACGCACCTGTTGCACTCGGTGGGAAACCAACGCGACAGCACGAGGCAAGGATGGATAGCGGGAAGTCAGCTCAAGGGACGCGCGAATAAGCGACTCTTCGAGATCGACGGATATACTTCCATCGCGTCCAGGCTTAAATGCGGCCGACGATATGCGAAGCGTTCCATCCGCCGCAACCGCGACGTGATGCGGCGCTTGGATCGTTCGCAGCGTCCGCAAATCACCTTGCAAAGGTTCGATAATTTCGACCGGCAAGGCTCTACGCCGTGAGGCTGTCAAGCTCGAGGTTCGACGTCCAAGCCGCAAGCATTTGGATAGCGTCGGTCCCTTCAGCTTCCATCTCAACCCCAGTGACGAGGTTTTCACTCCACGCAGCTATCTCGCCATCTTCGTCAAAATAAATCTCGAACCGGTAGCGATCGCCGTACCATTCCGCTTGCACGCCACCATCTGCGATTGGGGCAACGTGCGGCGACGGGACGTGGCGCTTCGCACTTAGAACGAACTCCAGGCACGCAGTCGCATGGGATAGCACAGATGGATTGACGGGAATGGCATCGTGACCATCCCAGCCCTCTTTCAACATTCGCAGGCTAGCAAACTGATTCCGCAAATCGATCAGCGCCGGATGCGGACGCGAGACGTTGCTGTTTTTCGGATGCGCCGTCTGCATCGCTGTCGCATTAGTTACGCAGCTTGTGTCGGTGGGCGCCCAACTCGACAGTCCAAACGCCACTTTGCTCAAGGGGGAAGCCGGCTTCCGGTTTCCTAGCCCTTGAACGCCTCGCCCATGGCAGATCGTGTTCGCTTGCTGCATCATAGATTCTAGATAGCACCTGTATCTTGGTTTACCACCCGGTCGAAAATTTCCAACGCAACCGAATGCCCGTACTCAAGGCAGTCGCCTACAGCGTCCCATTCACCGTTTGCGCTCATACGAACAGTCGTATCAAAGCCCAGAGCCGACGTACCGTCAGCGAGTGCGATCGGCGCGGTAATCTCAACCAGTGCATAACCGTCGCGCCCATCGCGAAGCGGCTCTGTCCAGCGATGCTCCAGCGACGTCATTGGAAATTTAAGCGCTGGATTGATCGTCCTGATTATTTCCGACATCTTCAGTTGCCTGCCGGACGCGGCGGCAATGATGGGAAATGCGTCAACATACGCGACTTCACTAACTGAGGGTTTTGGAAGCGCCAGACCCCGATCCTCAAGCCATCTTTTGAACATTCCCAGCGCGATCGCAAACCGATCTGCCACCGCTGTGAAACCGGGATAATCCGGTGCTTGATCCATCGGCTTAGTGCGAGCCCAAAGCACGGATAGGCGGTCGTTTTGGAACGCTACCTGCCAATCCATGGCGGGGCTAGCGAACATCATGCGAGGCAAACCGCCGACTTCAAGCTTCATCTCGAACGGGTTGGCTGACATCGGACCAGCACGATTAACCTGCTGAAAAATGGGAAACTCGCGCTCATACTGCCTGAACAGGTCCGCGAGATCGATTATCGATAAATTGTCGAGCGCCGGTTCGAAAGAGACAGTCAGCACCAACTGAACGATCGGGGGGTTCGGTGCGCTGGATTCGTTCATGAACTATCTATTCCGAGGAAACGGTAAACAATCAACCTACAAGCCTAGCGTAACCCACCTGAAGGGGCGACAGAGACACGCAATCACGGAGTCAGTGTAAACCGCGTGTAAACCGCTGATTCTAAGCTCACGCTAAATGCCTGATTTCATGGTCGGGGAGACAGGATTCGAACCTGCGACATCCTGCTCCCAAAGCAGGCGCGCTACCAGACTGCGCCACTCCCCGACGCGAAGCGCGGCCCTAGTCGCAAATGCCGCGCGGTACAAGCGTTGGTGGGCCCGGCAGGACTCGAACCCGCAACCTAGCCGTTATGAGCGGCCAGCTCTAACCATTGAGCTACAGGCCCACGCTGTACGTGCGGAGCGATAGCGTCGGGCGCGGGGATTGCGCAAGGGCGATCATGCCCTGCCCGCTTCCCGCGCGATCAGGCGGAGTCGCGTTCGACCAGGATCGGCGACATGACGACCGAGGGCGCATCCTCGCCCGCGATCCGGCGGAACAGCGCGGACACCATTTCATTGGCGCCACGGGCGATATCCTGGCGGACGGTCGTGATGCGCGGCACGGCGCTGGACGACAGCGGCAGGTCGTCATAGCCGACAACCGGCAGGTCACCCGGCACGCGCAGGCCGCGGTCGGCCAGCACCCGCAGCGTGGTCAGCGCGATGACGTCGGACGCGGCGGCGATGCCGTCGATCTCGCCACCGACGCGATCGAGATGCGCGGCGATCTCCTGCTCCATGATGTCGGATGCGAGATGGGTGTCGAGCTGGATCGGCGGCTTGGCGATGCCGGCCATCGCCATCGCCTGCGCCACGCCTTCGCAACGTTGCCGGATTTCAGGTGCGCGCAGTTCGCCCAGAAACGCGATGCGCTTGGCCCCGCGCTCGATCAGCCGTTCGCCCGCCAGCCGGCCGCCGGCGATATTGTCGGTGCCGACCGCGCAATGCACCTGGCCGGGCAGGTTGCTGCTGCCCCACGCCACCAGCGGGCGGTAGCGGCGGGCGACACGCTCGATCGTGTGGAACTGGTCGGACTGGCCGATCAGCAGCACGCCGTCCATCATCCCCGAATCGACGATCCGTTCCAGCCAGTCGGTCGCGTCCGGGATGACGCGCGACAGCATCAGGTCGTAACCGTCCTCGGTAAGCCGGTCGGCGAGGAATCCGAGCATGGTCATGAAGAACGGGTCGGACAGATGCTGGCGCCGCTCATGGCCCAGCGGAACGACCACGCCGATCACGCCGGTGCGCTGCGTCCGCAACCGGCTGGCCATCTGGTTCGGGCGAAAGCTGTGTTCGGCGGCCAGCGCCTGGATGCGGTCACGGGTTTCGGCATTGACCAGCGACTTGCCGGCCAGCGCGCGCGATACCGTACCCGGCGACACCCCGGCCAGCCGCGCCAGATCGGCAATCGTTCGTACGGGGGAACGCGCTGTCGAATATTCGTCCATGGCGTACTTGTAGGAACATATTGGATTGTTCGGCCAGCGGAATGTGACCGCGAGCAGCATGGTTGCAAACGATTGCAGGGCCAAGTAACGGCGATTGTAACGACACGGCTTGTCGCGACCTCGGTCGCTGCGGCATGACCGGGTTCCAGCGGAAGAGGATCGATCGATGGTTGCGGACAGGATGGTGGCCGGTGTCGAACTGGGCGGGACCAAGTCGATCGCGGTGATCGGACGGGGCGACACGATCCTCGACAGCTTCCGCGTGCCGACCACGACACCCGGCGAAACATTGGGAGCGCTGGCCGCGAAGCTCGCCGAATGGCGGCGAATCCATCGTCCCGAAGCGATCGGCATCGCCAGCTTCGGGCCGATCTCGGTTGAGCAAGGGCGGATGCTGCCGACGCCCAAGCCGCATTGGGCGGGCGCGGACATCGTCGGCCCCCTTGCCGCCGGGTTCGACCGGGTGGCGTTCCATACCGACGTGACCGGCGCGGCGCTGGGCGAAGGGCGCCATGGCGCCGGCGTCGGCCTGTCCGATTTCCTCTATGTCACGGTCGGCACCGGGGTTGGCATGGGAATCATCGCCAACGGGCAGCCGGTCACCGGCATGATGCACCCGGAGGCCGGGCATATCCGCGTGCGACGTCGCGCGGGCGACGATTTTGCCGGTGCCTGCCCGTTCCATGGCGATTGTCTTGAAGGGCTGGTCAGTGGGCCGGCGATCGCCGCACGGGCGGGCAAGCCGGCGCATCTGCTGACGGCCGACGATCCGGCGTGGCGCGATGTCGCCGATGCGCTGGGCGAGGCGTTCGCGATGCTGTTCCTCACCCTGTCCCCTGCCCGCCTCATCGTCGGCGGTGGCGTCGGGCTGGGTCAGCCGCAGGTGCTGCCGATGGTGCGCGAACGCACGGTCGCGGCGTTGGCCGGCTATCTGGGCTTCGTCGACGAGCACTCGATCGCCGAGCGGATCGTGCGGGCGGGCTTGGGCGATGAAGCCGGCCCGCTCGGCACCTTGGTCATGGCGCAGGGCGTGCTCCCGGGCGCCTAATCCGCGTCGGACTTGTCGGTCCCGGTTGCGTCGTTGTGGGCGCCGCCCGGACCGCCATGATAGTCCTTTTCGCTCTGCCCGCCATCGAAGCGGCCGGCATCGCTGTCGTCATGCGGGTTGGGATAGGCGCCGCCGGCAGATTCGCCGCCGCTGGGCGAAGTATTGACGCCATCGGGTTTGGCGGCGTCGGAACCGCCACCGACCGCCTGATTGGGTTGCTTTCCGTCGTCGGTCATCGCGCGCTTCTCCTTGCCGTTCAGGGAGTTAACGCACGAAGACCGATGCCGGGTGCGTTACGCCAGCACGAAGCTGCCATTGACGCCGTCCGCCTCGGCCGATGGTGCGACCCAGATGCGGAAGCTGCCCGGTTCGACGGTCGGGCGATTCTGCGTGCCGATGAAGCGCAGATCGTCGGCGCGCAGGGTGAACTCCACGATCTTCGATTCACCGGGCGCTAGTGCCACCCGCTGAAACGCCTTCAGCTCGCGCACCGGACGGGTGATGCTGGCGGCAACGTCGTGGATGTAGAGCTGCACCACCTCGGTCGCGGCGCGGGTGCCGCTGTTGGTGATGCGCGCGCGGACCTTCAGCGCGCCGTCGGTGTTCAGCCGCCCGCCGCCGAGATCGAGGTCGCTATAGGCGATACGACCATAGGTCAGGCCGTGCCCGAACGGGAAGCGGGCGGCATTGGGCCCTTCGCGATAGCGCGCCTTATATTCGGCGAGCGGCCCCGGCGGGTTCGGGCGACCGGTGGTCTTGTGCGCATAATAATAGGGCTGCTGCCCGGTCGAATAGGGGAAGCTGACCGGTAGGCGAGCGGACGGCGACATGTCGCCGAACAGGATGTCGGCGGTCGCCGGGCCGCTCTGCGATCCCAGGAACCAAGTGACGAGGATCGCACGCGCATCCAGCACCGGCTTTTCCAGCACCATCGCCCGGCCGTTGCGCAGCAAGACGACGGTCGGCTTGCCGGTCGCGAGCACCGCCTGCGCCAGATCGAGCTGCGCCTGCGGAATACCGATATCGACCCGCGACTGCGCCTCGCCCGACATGCGCTGCGATTCGCCGATCGCCAGCAGCACCACATCGGCCTGCGAGGCGGCGATTACCGCCGCCTCGATCCCGCCGGGGATCGCATCGGTGATGCCCGATCCGTCGACGGCGGTGACCAGCGAGGGATCGGTAACCGCCGCGCGCACGCCGGTCAGCAGGTCGACCGCCTCGGCATCCGAACCATAGACGTTCCACGTGCCGATCAGTTCGCGCTGCCCCTGCACGAACGGGCCGATCAGCGCGATCTTCTTGCCCGACTTGGCCAGCGGCAGCAGGTCGCCGTCATTCTTCAGCATCACGATCGACCGCGCACCGGCCTCACGGGACAGCTTGAGGTGCGCAGCCGTCCGCACCCGCTGCTTTTCGCGGCGCGGATCGATCCGGCGGAACGGATCGTCGAACAGGCCGAGCTGCGCCTTCAAGGCCAGCACGCGGCGCACCGCCTGATCGAGCCGCGCCATCGGCACCTCGCCCTTCGCCACAAGGTCGGGCAAGTGCTTGATATAGAAACCCGACTGCATCGACATGTCGACGCCCGCCAGGAAGGCGAGCTTCGTCGCCTCGCGCGCATCGGCGGCGAAGCCGTGGGCGATCAGTTCCTCGTCACCGGTATAGTCGGACACGACCAGCCCGCCGAACCCCCACTCCTTGCGCAGGATCGTGTCGAGCAACCACGGATTCGCGGTCGCCGGCACGCCGGACAATTCGTTGAACGACGCCATCGTCGTCGGCGCACCGGCGGCGAAGGCGCTCTGGAACGGCGGGAAATAGGTTTCGCGCAACGTCCGTTCGGAGATATCGACCGTGTTATAGTCCAGTCCGGCCTCCGCCGCGCCATAGGCGGCGAAATGCTTCGCGCAGGCGGCAACGGCGTCGTCGGCGGTCAGCCCGCGACGGCCCTGGAAGCCACGCACCCGGGCATCGGCCATGACCTTGCCCAGCAGCAGGTCCTCGCCCGCCCCTTCGATACCGCGACCCCAGCGCTGGTCGCGGGCGATGTCGACCATCGGTGCGAAGGTCCAGTCGATGCCCGCCGCCGACGCCTCGACCGCCGCCGCGCGCGCGGTACGTTCGGCGAGGTCGGCGTCGAAGCTGCCCGCCTCCGCCAGCGGCATCGGGAACACGGTGCGGAAACCATGGATGATGTCGGCGGCGAACAGCAGCGGCACCTTCAGCCGCTGCTCGCGCATCGCGACCGTCTGCATCCGGCGCGCCATTTCCGCACCATTGCCGTTGAACACGCCGGTCAGCCGCCCGGTGCGAACCTGCGCCAGCTGCTCGTCGAACGTCGCGGTCGCGCTGATCGGGTTGAGCGCATTCGCGGCGCCCCCCGCCCAGGCGGCGGCCATCAACGTCAGCTGGCCGCATTTTTCCTCGACCGTCATCTGGCCGATCAGCGCCTCGACCGATGCCGGCAGGCGGTCGCCCGCCTGTGCCAGTAGCGCCCGAGCCGGTGACGCGCTCCACGCCGCCACGGCACCCGCGCCCATCAACCATGCGCGGCGCGAAATGCGGATGTCTTCCATGCGATCCCCTCTGTGTCGTTTGCGCAACGATCCAGTCGCGCCGGTGTTTCAAATCTGTGTTGTCGAATCTGGTGTTGAAGCGCGTTGTAGATTCATGTAACCGGTTACATCAAGAGCGAACGGCAGGCGGCCGTCGGATTCGTCGCGAATAGGCGCGGCGACGCAGGGAGTGGACCGAAAGAGCATGGCGAATGCCACCATCCGCGATGTGGCTCGCGCGGCGGACGTGTCCGTCGCTTCGGTTTCGCGCGTCCTCAACCGGCACGAAAACGTCCGCCCCGCGCTGCGCGAGAAGGTGGAGGCCGCCGCACAGGCGCTCGGCTATGTCCCGCATGCCGGAGCGCGCTCGCTCAGCCTGGCGTGGTCCAACGCGATCGGCGTGGTGTTGCCGGACCTGCACGGTGAATTCTTTTCCGAACTGCTGCGCGGCATGGACCGCGAGGCGTCGGAGCGCGGGCTGCAACTCCTGCTGTCCAACATGCATGCCGATCCGGCGCGCGGCGTCGAGGCGCTGCACACGATGCGCGGGCGGGTCGACGGGCTGGTGGTGATGGCACCGCATATCGACCCGGACCAGCTGTTCGGCCACCTGCCCCCCGGCGTCCCGGCGGTGCTGGTCAGCTGCGCCCCGCACCATCAGCCACGCCCCGAACTGCGCATCGACAACGCAGCCGGCGCGCGGACGATGGTCGAGCATCTGGTCGCGACCGGACGGCGACGGATCGTGCATCTGGCGGGTCCTGCCGGAAATATCGATGCCGAGGAACGACTTGCGGGATACCGTGCGGCGATGGCCGCCGCCGGCCTCGAATCCGTCGTCGAATATGGAACCTTTCTCGAAGAGTCGGGCGTTTCCGTAGCGGAACGACTGGTTCGGGAGGGGACGGATGTCGATGCGGTTTTCGCCGCGAACGACATGATGGCGATCGGCGCATTGATGGCATTTCGCCGCGCCGGCATCGCCGTTCCCGGGCGGGTGGCAATCGCCGGGTTCGACGACATCCCGCTCGCCCGCCTCATCTCGCCATCGCTCACCACCCTGCGAATCGACATCGCAGGTCTCGGTGAACGCGCGGTCGCGCGCCTGATCGAACAGATCGACGGCCGCGACGACCGCAGCGTCGAACTGCGCGCACCGATGCTGGTCGTGCGCGACACCACTTCACCAAGGGAAGACCCGGAAAACCGGGAACAAAGGGGAATATACGCATGAGGAAAACCATGATCCGCGCGGCGCTCGCCGCCGCGACGACGCTGGCCACGGGGGCGTTTGTCGCCCCGATGGCGGCGCACGCCCAGGTCGGACAGGCCTCGCTGCGCGGGACGATCACGTCGCCCGCGGATAACAAGGCGACCCAGGTCACCGCGGTCGAAGTCGCGACCGGCATCCGCCGTACCGCCACGATCGCGGCCGACGGGACGTACAACTTCGCCTCGCTGCGCGCCGGCACCTATCGGCTGGAAATCCAGCTGACCAACGGCACGCGCAATTCGGACGAATTCACGCTGCGCGTCGGCCAGAATGCGGGCCTCGACCTCGACCTGACGACCGCCGCCGCCGCTCCGGCCGGTGAGACGACCGAAACCGATCCGGGCAGCGTCGCGTCGAACGACGAGGAAATCATCGTCACCGGCAGCCGCATCCGCACCCTGTCGGGCGGTCAGGTCGGCATCAACATCACGCAGCGCCTGATCGAGCAGCTGCCGCAGAACAACCGCAACTTCCTCGCCTTCGCCGATCTGGCGCCGGGCGTCCGCTTCGTCGAGGAAGGCGCCAACGGCCAGGCCCGCCTGCAGGGCGGCGCACAGCGGTCGAACTCGGTCAACGTGTTCATCGATGGCGTCAGCCAGAAGGATTACGTCCTGAAGAACGGCGTCACCGGTCAGGATTCGTCGCCGGGCAACCCGTTCCCGCAGCTCGCCATCGGCGAATATCAGGTGCTGTCGTCGAACTATAAGGCGGAGTTCGACCAGGTCAGCTCCGTCGCGATCGTCGCCGGCACCAAGTCGGGCACGAACGAGTTCCATGGCGAAGGCTTCATCGATTACACGAACCAGGATCTGCGCGACCGCCGTCCGACCGAACTGTTCCCGACCCGCGTCGCCAAGGTCGATACCAAGGACATGCAGTACGGCGTCGCGCTGGGCGGTCCGATCATCAAGGACGTCGCGCACTTCTTCGTCACCTACGAAGGCAAGCGGCAGGAACGCCCGGTCGACGTACTGCCGGGCAACGGCGTCGACATCAACGTGATCCCCGCCGACCTGCGCTCGCGCTTCGGCAACTTCACCAACACGTTCAACGAAGACCTGATCTTCGGCAAGATCGACGTCTCGCCGACCGCGGAAGACCTGTTCGAATTTTCGGGCCGGTACCGCAAGGAAAGCGGTGACGACCTCGGCAGCGGGATCAGCGCGTTTTCG
This window encodes:
- a CDS encoding glycoside hydrolase family 3 N-terminal domain-containing protein, which translates into the protein MEDIRISRRAWLMGAGAVAAWSASPARALLAQAGDRLPASVEALIGQMTVEEKCGQLTLMAAAWAGGAANALNPISATATFDEQLAQVRTGRLTGVFNGNGAEMARRMQTVAMREQRLKVPLLFAADIIHGFRTVFPMPLAEAGSFDADLAERTARAAAVEASAAGIDWTFAPMVDIARDQRWGRGIEGAGEDLLLGKVMADARVRGFQGRRGLTADDAVAACAKHFAAYGAAEAGLDYNTVDISERTLRETYFPPFQSAFAAGAPTTMASFNELSGVPATANPWLLDTILRKEWGFGGLVVSDYTGDEELIAHGFAADAREATKLAFLAGVDMSMQSGFYIKHLPDLVAKGEVPMARLDQAVRRVLALKAQLGLFDDPFRRIDPRREKQRVRTAAHLKLSREAGARSIVMLKNDGDLLPLAKSGKKIALIGPFVQGQRELIGTWNVYGSDAEAVDLLTGVRAAVTDPSLVTAVDGSGITDAIPGGIEAAVIAASQADVVLLAIGESQRMSGEAQSRVDIGIPQAQLDLAQAVLATGKPTVVLLRNGRAMVLEKPVLDARAILVTWFLGSQSGPATADILFGDMSPSARLPVSFPYSTGQQPYYYAHKTTGRPNPPGPLAEYKARYREGPNAARFPFGHGLTYGRIAYSDLDLGGGRLNTDGALKVRARITNSGTRAATEVVQLYIHDVAASITRPVRELKAFQRVALAPGESKIVEFTLRADDLRFIGTQNRPTVEPGSFRIWVAPSAEADGVNGSFVLA
- a CDS encoding site-specific integrase, translated to MTVAAGLHIVTKRRPGKPVIHYVYAWRGGPLILRKEGGTKPAITAALTDAAAAARPTSAAPADTIDGLIIRYTESAAWKKLAASTRVNYGTWHARISIKFGKAPLKVFADRRIRADVLDWRDRWAEQPRSADAAITAFSALLSWAVDRGLLPFNVLFDTERLYDQDRSDIIWEADHFVAFAKEASVEVQEAVDLAAATGLRRGDLVRLPWSAIGEHAIVWHTGKSRGRTLVTVPILPETKAIFARIKARHAAEMAAKRKDKRKPLPDTVLSNSYWRPWTPMGLGSRFRDARDAAGLTVHLHDLRGTFATRCMIAGLTDQEIADILGWTTKDVSKIRSKYVSQHRVVIEIGRRIAATK
- a CDS encoding ROK family protein, translated to MVADRMVAGVELGGTKSIAVIGRGDTILDSFRVPTTTPGETLGALAAKLAEWRRIHRPEAIGIASFGPISVEQGRMLPTPKPHWAGADIVGPLAAGFDRVAFHTDVTGAALGEGRHGAGVGLSDFLYVTVGTGVGMGIIANGQPVTGMMHPEAGHIRVRRRAGDDFAGACPFHGDCLEGLVSGPAIAARAGKPAHLLTADDPAWRDVADALGEAFAMLFLTLSPARLIVGGGVGLGQPQVLPMVRERTVAALAGYLGFVDEHSIAERIVRAGLGDEAGPLGTLVMAQGVLPGA
- a CDS encoding TIGR04255 family protein gives rise to the protein MNESSAPNPPIVQLVLTVSFEPALDNLSIIDLADLFRQYEREFPIFQQVNRAGPMSANPFEMKLEVGGLPRMMFASPAMDWQVAFQNDRLSVLWARTKPMDQAPDYPGFTAVADRFAIALGMFKRWLEDRGLALPKPSVSEVAYVDAFPIIAAASGRQLKMSEIIRTINPALKFPMTSLEHRWTEPLRDGRDGYALVEITAPIALADGTSALGFDTTVRMSANGEWDAVGDCLEYGHSVALEIFDRVVNQDTGAI
- a CDS encoding LacI family DNA-binding transcriptional regulator, whose translation is MANATIRDVARAADVSVASVSRVLNRHENVRPALREKVEAAAQALGYVPHAGARSLSLAWSNAIGVVLPDLHGEFFSELLRGMDREASERGLQLLLSNMHADPARGVEALHTMRGRVDGLVVMAPHIDPDQLFGHLPPGVPAVLVSCAPHHQPRPELRIDNAAGARTMVEHLVATGRRRIVHLAGPAGNIDAEERLAGYRAAMAAAGLESVVEYGTFLEESGVSVAERLVREGTDVDAVFAANDMMAIGALMAFRRAGIAVPGRVAIAGFDDIPLARLISPSLTTLRIDIAGLGERAVARLIEQIDGRDDRSVELRAPMLVVRDTTSPREDPENREQRGIYA
- a CDS encoding LacI family DNA-binding transcriptional regulator; protein product: MDEYSTARSPVRTIADLARLAGVSPGTVSRALAGKSLVNAETRDRIQALAAEHSFRPNQMASRLRTQRTGVIGVVVPLGHERRQHLSDPFFMTMLGFLADRLTEDGYDLMLSRVIPDATDWLERIVDSGMMDGVLLIGQSDQFHTIERVARRYRPLVAWGSSNLPGQVHCAVGTDNIAGGRLAGERLIERGAKRIAFLGELRAPEIRQRCEGVAQAMAMAGIAKPPIQLDTHLASDIMEQEIAAHLDRVGGEIDGIAAASDVIALTTLRVLADRGLRVPGDLPVVGYDDLPLSSSAVPRITTVRQDIARGANEMVSALFRRIAGEDAPSVVMSPILVERDSA